A DNA window from Engystomops pustulosus chromosome 6, aEngPut4.maternal, whole genome shotgun sequence contains the following coding sequences:
- the LOC140065475 gene encoding phospholipase A2 inhibitor and Ly6/PLAUR domain-containing protein-like: protein MKSLLGFVTLFSALTATSHALTCTQCMAINSASCTGNNVTCTSGNTCGAIYAKTVIDNVATQVFLRACISNLSCEATGTMTTSQGQLWVLTKCCNTDNCTTADFSFPANAEANGLLCPSCVATDYSWCYGSRYIQCTGNETKCLLASMNLQGVFPDSNAMRGCATQALSDLGSNKLQTSGLSKVFTFTSSKGTRNVQKVFLNPAVVGILLLKFFF, encoded by the exons ATGAAGTCCCTCCTTGGGTTTGTGACCCTCTTCTCGGCTCTCACGGCAACAA GTCACGCTCTCACTTGTACCCAGTGCATGGCTATAAATTCTGCCTCCTGCACAGGCAACAATGTTACATGTACTTCCGGAAACACTTGTGGAGCCATCTACGCAAAAACGGTCATTG ACAATGTGGCCACCCAGGTGTTTCTCCGGGCGTGTATCTCGAATCTCAGCTGTGAGGCCACGGGCACCATGACCACCAGCCAGGGACAGCTGTGGGTGCTCACCAAATGCTGCAACACCGACAACTGTACGACCGCTGACTTCTCGT TTCCGGCAAATGCTGAAGCCAATGGACTCTTGTGTCCGTCCTGTGTAGCCACTGACTACTCCTGGTGTTACGGTTCCCGTTATATACAATGCACGGGCAACGAAACCAAATGTCTCCTCGCATCAATGAATCTGCAAG GAGTCTTCCCTGATTCCAATGCCATGCGAGGCTGCGCCACACAAGCGTTATCTGATCTCGGCTCCAATAAACTGCAAACATCAGGATTATCAAAGGTTTTTACATTCACCAGCTCAAAAGGGACTCGAAATGTCCAAAAAGTCTTCCTGAATCCGGCCGTCGTAGGGATTCTACTACTGAAGTTCTTCTTCTGA